The following proteins come from a genomic window of Brevibacillus antibioticus:
- a CDS encoding carbamoyl phosphate synthase small subunit, translating into MRARLILEDGTEFIGTAFGATKESYGEVVFNTGLTGYQEVLSDPSYCGQIVTMTYPLIGNYGINRDDFEAVRPYIHGFVVREHCEAPSNWRNTNTLDELLKTYDIPGIAGVDTRMLTRKIRYHGTMKGMITTSEAPLAELVAALNGTTLMTDQVSRVSTKGVFSCPGTGHRVALVDFGAKSGILRELTKRNCDVVVVPYNVTAEEIRRIQPDGVLLSNGPGDPKDVPQAVEMIREILGEYPLFGICLGHQLFALASGADTTKMKFGHRGGNHPVKELPTGRTYITSQNHSYAVKEDSLASTELEVTHIALNDGTIEGVRHAAKNAFSVQYHPEAAPGPYDSGYLFDQFLAMMETAKEEKTHAKTR; encoded by the coding sequence ATGCGTGCAAGATTGATCTTGGAAGACGGAACAGAATTTATCGGGACGGCATTTGGAGCGACAAAGGAGTCCTACGGGGAAGTGGTTTTCAATACAGGGCTGACTGGCTATCAGGAGGTTTTGTCCGACCCATCCTACTGCGGACAGATCGTCACCATGACATACCCGCTAATCGGAAATTACGGGATCAATCGAGACGACTTTGAAGCTGTTCGTCCATACATTCACGGCTTCGTTGTTCGCGAGCATTGCGAGGCACCTAGCAACTGGCGCAATACGAACACACTCGATGAACTGCTGAAAACATACGACATCCCAGGTATTGCTGGAGTCGACACCCGGATGCTGACGAGAAAAATTCGTTACCACGGCACGATGAAGGGCATGATTACAACCAGTGAAGCCCCGTTGGCTGAGTTGGTTGCTGCCCTGAACGGCACGACATTGATGACAGACCAAGTATCACGCGTTTCTACGAAAGGCGTCTTCAGTTGCCCAGGTACAGGTCATCGGGTAGCACTGGTAGACTTCGGAGCCAAGAGCGGGATTTTACGAGAACTGACCAAGCGCAACTGCGACGTAGTCGTCGTGCCTTACAATGTGACAGCAGAAGAGATTCGCCGCATTCAGCCGGACGGAGTTCTCTTGTCCAATGGCCCTGGGGACCCGAAGGACGTACCGCAAGCTGTAGAGATGATTCGCGAAATCTTGGGTGAATATCCTCTGTTCGGAATTTGCCTCGGTCACCAGCTGTTTGCACTGGCATCTGGCGCTGACACGACAAAAATGAAATTCGGACACCGTGGCGGTAACCATCCGGTAAAAGAGCTGCCAACCGGACGCACATATATCACATCCCAGAACCACAGCTATGCAGTCAAAGAAGATTCACTGGCAAGCACGGAACTGGAAGTTACACATATCGCACTCAATGATGGCACCATCGAAGGCGTACGTCATGCAGCGAAGAATGCATTCTCAGTACAGTACCATCCAGAAGCAGCTCCAGGTCCGTATGATTCCGGCTACCTGTTCGACCAGTTTCTTGCGATGATGGAAACCGCTAAGGAGGAAAAAACTCATGCCAAAACAAGATAA
- the carB gene encoding carbamoyl-phosphate synthase large subunit, which yields MPKQDNLKKILVIGSGPIVIGQAAEFDYAGTQACEALKEEGMEVVLINSNPATIMTDTNMADKVYIEPITPEFVARVIRQEKPDGLLPTLGGQTGLNMAVALSEAGVLEQENVKLLGTKLESIKQAEDRELFRSLMNELGEPVPESVIVSTVEEAVDFANEIGYPIIVRPAYTLGGTGGGICEDEETLREIVASGLKYSPITQCLIEKSIAGMKEIEYEVMRDANDNCIVVCNMENIDPVGVHTGDSIVVAPSQTLADREYQMLRTSALNIIRALGIEGGCNVQYALDPHSFQYYVIEVNPRVSRSSALASKATGYPIAKMAAKIAIGYTLDELKNPVTGQTYACFEPTLDYIVSKIPRWPFDKFQSANRKLGTQMKATGEVMAIGRTFEESIMKAIRSLEIGSYHIEIEGAGEISEEDLKARLVHADDERLFLLAEALRRGWTIEQLHSLTKIDLFFLHKFHKMVAFEAQLAEGLTSEKLYEAKRMGFTDRKIAELCGETEEAVHAMRKEKGFVPVYKMVDTCAAEFEAQTPYYYSAYEVEDERIETGKKRVVVLGSGPIRIGQGIEFDYATVHAVWALREAGYEAVIINNNPETVSTDFNTSDRLYFEPLYIEDVMNILDVEKPEGVIVQFGGQTAINLADKLTARGIKILGTSLENIDAAENREKFEALLRELEIAQPPGKTVTSVEQAVVAAEGLGFPVLVRPSYVLGGRAMEIVYNQPELLEYMEKAVKVNPDHPVLVDRYMVGVEAEVDAICDGENVLIPGIMEHIERAGVHSGDSIAVYPPQSLSQAIKDELIDMTTKLARALQIKGLLNIQFVIYKDRPYVIEVNPRSSRTVPFLSKVTGIPMANIATKAILGHSIIEQGFTPGYHPEETMVSVKVPVFSFAKLRRVDITLGPEMKSTGEVMGRESTLAKALYKGLVAAGMNIPTQGTLLVTVSDKDKEEALDIVKRFRHLGFKLMATAGTADYLEQAGLQVTRVSKLSEGTPNLLDVIHTGEANIVLNTLTKGKTPQRDGFRIRREAVENGAVCLTSLDTASALLHVLETITFSTEAMPAQRAGAKVAVTV from the coding sequence ATGCCAAAACAAGATAATCTGAAAAAAATCCTTGTAATCGGCTCTGGACCTATCGTTATCGGGCAGGCTGCTGAATTTGACTATGCAGGCACGCAAGCATGCGAAGCGTTAAAAGAAGAGGGCATGGAGGTCGTTCTGATCAACTCCAACCCTGCGACCATCATGACCGATACAAACATGGCGGACAAAGTATATATCGAACCAATCACACCTGAATTCGTAGCGCGTGTCATTCGTCAAGAGAAGCCGGATGGACTACTGCCTACGCTTGGAGGTCAAACAGGCTTGAACATGGCTGTTGCCCTCTCAGAAGCAGGCGTTCTCGAGCAAGAAAATGTAAAGCTGCTCGGAACCAAGCTGGAATCGATCAAGCAAGCAGAAGACCGCGAACTGTTCCGCTCCCTCATGAACGAGCTAGGTGAGCCAGTACCTGAATCCGTCATCGTGAGCACGGTAGAAGAAGCTGTCGATTTTGCAAACGAAATCGGCTATCCCATCATCGTTCGTCCTGCCTACACCTTGGGTGGTACAGGCGGCGGAATTTGTGAAGATGAAGAAACCCTCCGCGAGATCGTCGCAAGCGGATTGAAATACTCCCCGATTACGCAATGCTTGATCGAGAAAAGCATTGCGGGCATGAAAGAAATCGAGTACGAAGTAATGCGCGATGCCAACGACAACTGCATCGTTGTCTGCAACATGGAAAACATCGACCCAGTCGGCGTTCATACAGGTGACTCCATCGTAGTAGCGCCTAGCCAAACCCTGGCTGACCGCGAGTATCAAATGCTGCGCACGTCCGCGCTGAACATCATCCGGGCGCTTGGCATCGAGGGTGGCTGCAACGTACAATACGCACTCGACCCGCACAGCTTCCAGTACTACGTGATCGAAGTGAATCCACGTGTGAGCCGCTCTTCTGCACTGGCTTCCAAGGCAACAGGCTACCCAATCGCAAAGATGGCAGCCAAAATCGCAATCGGCTACACGTTGGATGAACTGAAAAACCCGGTGACAGGCCAAACATACGCATGCTTCGAGCCAACACTGGACTACATCGTCAGCAAAATTCCACGTTGGCCGTTTGACAAGTTCCAATCCGCCAACCGCAAGCTCGGTACGCAAATGAAAGCCACTGGCGAAGTCATGGCGATCGGTCGGACTTTTGAAGAATCGATCATGAAAGCCATCCGTTCCTTGGAAATCGGCAGCTATCACATCGAGATCGAGGGAGCTGGCGAAATCAGCGAGGAAGATTTGAAAGCACGACTGGTTCACGCAGATGACGAGCGCCTCTTCCTGCTGGCAGAAGCACTGCGCCGTGGCTGGACGATCGAACAACTGCACAGCCTGACCAAGATCGATCTGTTCTTCCTGCACAAGTTCCATAAAATGGTTGCCTTTGAAGCACAACTGGCAGAAGGCTTGACGAGCGAGAAGCTGTACGAAGCAAAACGCATGGGCTTTACGGACCGCAAAATTGCCGAGCTGTGCGGTGAGACAGAAGAAGCAGTACACGCTATGCGCAAAGAAAAAGGCTTTGTACCTGTATATAAAATGGTAGATACTTGCGCGGCAGAATTCGAAGCGCAAACACCGTACTACTACTCCGCATATGAAGTGGAAGACGAGCGTATCGAGACTGGCAAAAAACGTGTAGTCGTGCTGGGCTCCGGGCCAATCCGCATCGGTCAAGGAATCGAGTTTGACTATGCGACTGTCCACGCTGTCTGGGCGCTGAGAGAAGCGGGCTATGAGGCAGTGATCATCAACAACAACCCGGAGACTGTTTCTACAGACTTCAACACGTCTGATCGCCTGTACTTCGAGCCGCTGTACATCGAAGACGTCATGAACATTCTCGATGTAGAAAAGCCAGAGGGTGTCATCGTACAATTTGGCGGGCAAACCGCGATCAACTTGGCTGACAAGCTGACTGCACGCGGAATCAAAATCTTGGGTACGAGTCTGGAAAACATCGATGCAGCGGAAAACCGCGAGAAGTTCGAAGCGCTGCTGCGCGAGCTGGAAATCGCCCAACCACCAGGGAAAACAGTGACGTCCGTCGAGCAGGCAGTAGTGGCAGCAGAAGGTCTTGGCTTCCCAGTCCTGGTGCGCCCATCCTATGTACTTGGCGGACGTGCGATGGAAATCGTCTACAACCAGCCCGAGCTGTTGGAGTACATGGAAAAAGCGGTGAAGGTAAATCCTGATCACCCTGTATTGGTAGACCGTTACATGGTTGGGGTAGAAGCGGAAGTCGATGCGATCTGCGACGGCGAAAACGTTTTGATTCCAGGTATCATGGAGCATATCGAACGTGCAGGGGTGCACTCCGGTGACTCTATCGCTGTATATCCTCCACAATCCTTGTCCCAAGCGATCAAGGATGAACTGATCGACATGACGACAAAGCTGGCGCGTGCCTTGCAAATCAAAGGCTTGCTCAACATCCAGTTCGTCATCTATAAAGATCGCCCATACGTAATCGAGGTCAATCCGCGTTCGTCCCGTACGGTGCCATTCCTCTCCAAAGTAACGGGGATTCCAATGGCGAACATCGCAACGAAAGCGATCCTTGGTCACTCGATCATCGAACAAGGCTTTACACCGGGCTATCATCCAGAGGAAACGATGGTTTCTGTCAAAGTACCAGTCTTCTCCTTCGCAAAGCTGCGTCGCGTTGATATTACGCTCGGCCCTGAAATGAAATCGACCGGAGAAGTCATGGGACGTGAAAGCACATTGGCAAAAGCGTTGTATAAAGGCTTGGTCGCAGCGGGCATGAATATCCCGACACAAGGTACTTTGCTCGTGACTGTTTCTGATAAAGACAAGGAAGAAGCGCTAGACATTGTGAAACGCTTCCGCCACCTCGGCTTCAAGCTGATGGCGACCGCAGGCACAGCCGATTATTTGGAACAAGCAGGACTGCAAGTCACTCGCGTAAGCAAATTGTCCGAAGGCACGCCAAACCTGTTGGATGTGATCCATACAGGCGAAGCGAACATCGTACTCAATACATTGACAAAAGGCAAAACGCCACAACGGGATGGCTTCCGCATTCGTCGGGAAGCAGTAGAGAACGGCGCCGTATGCTTGACTTCCCTGGATACAGCTTCCGCTCTCCTGCACGTACTGGAGACGATCACATTCTCTACAGAAGCAATGCCAGCTCAGCGTGCTGGTGCCAAAGTGGCAGTAACCGTATAA
- the pyrF gene encoding orotidine-5'-phosphate decarboxylase, with product MQQQLTDIRERMIVALDFSTLDEVKKCIESLQGHIRYVKVGMELAYAEGPAIVSFLKEKGLNVFLDLKVHDIPNTAKGAMRSLARLGADMVNVHAAGGVAMMAAAREGLEQGTAAGAARPLLIGVTMLTSTGLQTMNQELAIPGAVEDVVVHYARMTKQAGLDGVVASPLEVPMIKKAAGDAFVTVTPGIRPLGADQGDQTRITTPEQAFRLGSDYLVIGRAITGAKDPVGVWQSIVAAVENDRS from the coding sequence GTGCAACAACAACTAACCGATATTCGCGAACGCATGATTGTCGCGCTCGACTTTTCCACACTGGATGAAGTCAAAAAGTGCATCGAGTCGCTACAGGGGCATATCCGCTATGTAAAAGTGGGGATGGAGCTCGCTTACGCCGAAGGGCCAGCGATCGTTTCCTTTCTGAAGGAAAAAGGACTCAACGTGTTCCTCGACTTGAAGGTTCACGATATTCCCAATACAGCTAAAGGTGCGATGAGAAGTCTGGCGCGTCTGGGAGCAGACATGGTAAACGTTCATGCGGCAGGCGGCGTAGCCATGATGGCGGCAGCGAGAGAAGGCTTGGAGCAAGGGACAGCGGCAGGTGCTGCTCGTCCCCTCCTGATCGGTGTGACGATGCTGACATCCACTGGTTTGCAAACGATGAATCAAGAATTGGCGATTCCGGGAGCGGTGGAGGATGTTGTGGTGCACTATGCACGGATGACCAAGCAAGCAGGTTTGGATGGGGTCGTTGCTTCTCCACTAGAAGTGCCGATGATCAAAAAGGCTGCTGGAGACGCATTTGTAACCGTAACGCCAGGAATTCGTCCACTGGGAGCGGATCAAGGCGATCAGACGCGTATCACGACGCCAGAACAGGCATTCCGCTTGGGCAGTGATTACCTCGTGATCGGACGCGCTATTACGGGTGCTAAAGATCCAGTAGGGGTATGGCAAAGCATCGTCGCAGCAGTGGAAAATGATCGTTCGTAA
- the pyrE gene encoding orotate phosphoribosyltransferase encodes MTTLTTAKQIAANLLEIGAVHLRPEQPFTWTSGIKSPIYCDNRITMSYPHVRRAIARAFADLIKEQYPDAQVVAGTATAGIPHAAWVAELLDLPMIYVRDKAKGHGRQNQIEGALAAGQKVVVIEDLISTGGSSLKAAQAVQAEGGEVQGVVAIFSYQFPDAQALFEEAGIPCTTISNYTALLEVASEQGVITSEQEKVLGEWRKTPRTFFE; translated from the coding sequence ATGACGACATTGACAACCGCTAAGCAAATTGCAGCGAATCTTCTCGAAATCGGGGCAGTTCATCTGCGTCCGGAGCAACCTTTTACATGGACGTCCGGGATCAAATCCCCAATCTACTGCGACAACAGGATCACAATGTCCTATCCGCATGTGCGCCGTGCCATTGCGAGAGCATTTGCAGATTTGATCAAGGAGCAGTACCCAGATGCGCAAGTCGTGGCTGGAACAGCGACTGCTGGTATTCCACATGCTGCATGGGTAGCAGAGCTGCTTGATCTGCCTATGATCTACGTACGCGACAAGGCAAAAGGCCACGGTCGCCAAAATCAGATAGAGGGTGCATTGGCGGCTGGTCAAAAAGTCGTCGTGATTGAAGACCTGATTTCTACAGGAGGTAGCTCCTTGAAAGCAGCGCAAGCAGTACAGGCTGAGGGAGGAGAGGTACAGGGGGTCGTAGCCATTTTCAGCTACCAATTCCCGGATGCCCAAGCCTTGTTTGAGGAAGCAGGCATTCCTTGCACCACCATATCGAATTACACAGCACTTCTGGAAGTAGCTTCAGAGCAAGGAGTTATTACTAGCGAACAGGAAAAAGTATTGGGTGAATGGCGTAAAACCCCGCGTACTTTTTTTGAATAA
- a CDS encoding ArsR/SmtB family transcription factor, with the protein MFLWVAKTRKNPYSIRQQIVALEHTPMSRATVSHYLKILKQAGLVNVQKKGTEMFYRLEITEAIRLFKQLVTFE; encoded by the coding sequence CTGTTTTTATGGGTTGCAAAAACAAGGAAGAATCCATATTCGATTCGGCAGCAAATCGTAGCGCTCGAGCATACTCCCATGTCTAGAGCTACGGTTTCTCATTACTTGAAAATATTAAAACAAGCGGGCCTAGTAAACGTTCAAAAGAAAGGAACGGAGATGTTTTATCGGCTTGAAATAACAGAAGCAATCCGACTTTTTAAGCAATTGGTGACTTTCGAATAA
- a CDS encoding GNAT family N-acetyltransferase, translated as MVHTRPFEYEQDQAFIWELYCSTRTEEMAFWGWGESDKLAFLQSQFIMQQKSYQMQFPAQNHQIILRSGQPIGHLITDASGEVLHLVDISLLPVYRGQGVGSGIIGDLQKEAEAIQLPIRLRVLQGNPAFRLYERFHFIVTDSTGLYMQMEWQPLLQK; from the coding sequence ATGGTACATACCAGACCTTTTGAATATGAGCAAGACCAAGCATTTATTTGGGAATTGTACTGTTCTACGAGAACCGAAGAAATGGCTTTTTGGGGGTGGGGTGAGTCGGACAAGCTTGCTTTTTTACAGTCGCAGTTTATCATGCAGCAAAAATCTTACCAAATGCAGTTTCCCGCTCAAAATCATCAAATCATTCTCCGATCCGGGCAGCCTATCGGTCATTTGATCACGGATGCGAGCGGAGAAGTACTGCATCTCGTAGATATTTCTTTGCTGCCTGTATATCGGGGCCAGGGTGTTGGTTCTGGCATTATTGGCGATCTGCAAAAAGAGGCTGAAGCTATCCAATTACCGATCCGTTTACGCGTTTTACAAGGGAATCCGGCCTTTCGATTATATGAACGATTTCATTTCATCGTGACAGACTCAACGGGGCTGTATATGCAAATGGAATGGCAGCCACTTCTGCAAAAATGA
- a CDS encoding phage tail protein: protein MAEPFLGEIRMFGGDYAPQGWALCEGQILSISENDTLFSLIGFTYGGDGQTTFALPDLRGRIPLHQGKNPSTGTTFAIGEKNGVESVTLTVSQLPAHTHTVHASSQPGTQNSPANAVWAKNTQLYSTNAPDGSMNASSLSTVGGNQPHSNLMPFTVINFIIALYGIYPQQN from the coding sequence ATGGCAGAGCCATTTCTTGGAGAAATCAGGATGTTTGGGGGAGATTATGCACCACAAGGATGGGCATTATGCGAGGGACAGATTTTATCTATTTCGGAAAACGACACATTGTTTAGTTTGATTGGATTCACATATGGCGGGGATGGACAAACGACTTTTGCGTTGCCTGATTTACGGGGGCGTATCCCGCTCCATCAAGGGAAAAATCCGAGCACAGGAACAACCTTCGCGATAGGTGAAAAAAATGGTGTAGAATCAGTCACCTTAACCGTCTCACAATTGCCCGCGCATACGCATACGGTCCATGCATCATCGCAGCCAGGAACGCAGAATAGCCCTGCCAATGCTGTATGGGCAAAGAATACGCAGCTATATTCAACAAATGCACCTGATGGATCGATGAACGCTTCCAGCTTGAGTACTGTAGGTGGAAATCAACCACACAGTAACCTGATGCCGTTTACGGTTATTAATTTCATCATTGCCCTGTATGGGATCTATCCTCAACAAAATTAA
- a CDS encoding phage tail protein codes for MEPFLGEIRFFPFPFAPKGWALCNGALLPLNGNQALFSLLGAVYGGDGKNNFALPDLRGRVPVHKNNQQDRPIVPLGMSAGEETHVLTTNEIPAHTHTATGSNAAANEKTSTGNYWAQASTTTYGTTPDTTMSESALQTVGGSAPHTNMQPYLVGNFCIAIQGIYPPRN; via the coding sequence GTGGAACCATTTCTTGGAGAAATTCGATTTTTTCCCTTTCCATTTGCGCCAAAGGGTTGGGCTTTGTGTAATGGTGCGTTGTTGCCTCTCAATGGAAACCAGGCACTGTTTTCCTTGTTAGGAGCTGTTTATGGGGGAGACGGGAAAAACAATTTTGCCCTACCAGATTTAAGAGGGCGTGTCCCCGTTCATAAAAACAATCAACAAGATCGTCCAATCGTACCGCTTGGGATGTCAGCCGGAGAAGAAACGCATGTATTAACAACAAACGAAATACCCGCTCATACCCATACCGCGACGGGCTCGAATGCAGCTGCCAATGAAAAAACAAGCACTGGGAACTACTGGGCACAAGCATCCACCACTACCTATGGGACAACCCCTGATACAACGATGAGTGAGAGTGCGTTGCAAACGGTAGGAGGCAGTGCACCTCATACGAATATGCAGCCGTATTTGGTCGGGAATTTTTGCATCGCGATTCAAGGGATTTACCCGCCAAGAAACTAG
- a CDS encoding phage tail protein — protein sequence MDPYIGEIRIFAGNFPPRDWAFCDGQLISISSNPVLYSILGVKYGGDGKTTFALPNLRGSAPMNQGTGPALTPRVAGETGGDANITLLQNDIPAHTHVPNACSTPTVDSPTGANWSSTVGRGAVIPYSNTSDGTQLSPQAIGTTGGTQPHNNRQPFLGLSFIICVEGGAFPARG from the coding sequence ATGGATCCGTATATTGGAGAAATTCGTATCTTCGCTGGCAACTTCCCGCCGAGGGACTGGGCTTTTTGTGATGGACAATTGATATCGATCTCTTCCAATCCTGTCTTGTATTCGATATTGGGTGTGAAGTATGGTGGAGATGGTAAAACGACATTCGCGCTTCCCAATTTAAGAGGCTCAGCTCCGATGAACCAGGGGACAGGTCCTGCTTTGACACCGCGTGTGGCAGGTGAGACAGGTGGCGATGCCAACATTACTCTGCTGCAAAACGATATTCCGGCGCATACTCATGTTCCGAATGCGTGCTCAACTCCTACAGTCGATTCACCAACAGGCGCGAATTGGTCATCCACTGTTGGTCGGGGAGCTGTCATTCCTTACTCCAACACGAGTGATGGGACACAGCTTAGCCCGCAAGCAATCGGCACTACAGGCGGGACTCAACCTCATAATAATAGGCAACCTTTTCTTGGACTCTCGTTCATCATTTGTGTAGAAGGCGGAGCTTTTCCAGCGAGAGGATAG
- a CDS encoding AAA family ATPase, which yields MTKIEILRSMLTSDQRNAPVWLLLGLEHAEQGDRTEALQAFTQALAYGNEAMKEKIVIELNKLQKESPYSRTLKGINQKDSSTYTMFTPKIRVIEGGKGKTNAKSVQLVEKTAGFGMVGGLGRVKEAIFQRLLHPISQRLPQKKSTLLLYGPSGCGKSLLAKATAEECEAHFFSMAITGGRGMYTPSNRPFNIDDLLTTAPANKPFLFLLDELDGSSHYEEHANSYPRQEFDSKWLQQITKAGEYDERFVLMGATNVPWELEPSMLRTAGFDHWIFVGPPDRQAREDIFRLKLEGRPSEVLDYEQLAGWTEFYSGADIEYVVELAMEQVWHDIVTKGVDRPIQMSDLREAIAATYPTTIEWLRTLKEHLKQVDDNGIYDEVWDYLSLHSRI from the coding sequence ATGACGAAGATAGAGATACTGAGAAGTATGTTGACGAGCGATCAACGCAATGCACCAGTATGGCTGTTATTAGGGTTAGAGCATGCTGAGCAGGGGGATCGTACGGAGGCTTTACAGGCGTTTACGCAGGCCCTTGCCTATGGTAATGAAGCGATGAAGGAAAAAATTGTGATCGAGCTCAACAAGCTACAAAAAGAATCCCCATATTCGCGGACGTTAAAAGGGATCAATCAGAAGGATTCCTCTACATATACGATGTTTACACCTAAGATACGCGTCATTGAAGGGGGCAAAGGGAAGACCAACGCGAAATCGGTTCAACTCGTTGAGAAAACGGCGGGTTTTGGAATGGTCGGCGGGCTTGGACGAGTAAAAGAGGCAATTTTTCAAAGACTCCTACATCCTATTTCGCAACGGTTGCCTCAAAAGAAAAGTACCCTTTTACTTTACGGACCATCGGGGTGCGGAAAATCTTTGCTAGCAAAAGCAACGGCAGAAGAATGCGAGGCTCATTTTTTCTCCATGGCGATCACAGGCGGTCGAGGTATGTATACGCCGTCGAACAGGCCGTTCAACATCGATGACTTACTGACAACAGCCCCTGCCAATAAACCGTTTCTGTTCCTTTTAGATGAACTGGACGGTTCCAGCCATTACGAAGAGCATGCGAACTCCTATCCTAGACAGGAGTTCGATTCCAAATGGCTTCAACAGATAACAAAGGCAGGCGAGTACGACGAACGATTCGTCCTGATGGGCGCAACCAACGTTCCTTGGGAATTGGAGCCTTCCATGCTCCGAACCGCTGGCTTTGATCACTGGATTTTTGTTGGACCGCCAGATCGGCAAGCACGGGAGGATATTTTTCGCTTAAAACTGGAGGGGCGTCCTTCTGAGGTGCTCGATTATGAGCAATTAGCAGGATGGACAGAGTTTTATTCGGGGGCAGACATCGAGTATGTAGTGGAGCTCGCGATGGAGCAGGTATGGCATGATATCGTAACAAAAGGGGTCGATCGCCCGATTCAAATGAGCGATCTACGGGAGGCCATTGCAGCTACATATCCAACAACCATTGAGTGGTTGAGGACTTTGAAAGAACATTTGAAACAAGTGGATGACAACGGAATTTATGATGAAGTGTGGGACTACCTGTCTCTTCACAGTAGAATCTGA
- the kynB gene encoding arylformamidase, which translates to MKIIDISRPFMAGMPTWPGDTPFHYVVNWPKAESGSVNVGKVTMSIHTGTHVDAPFHFDDDGRKIAELPLDLYIGEARVVELAGRSSIGPEDFSQVDLEGVERLLLKTLSWRDPHQFPSTICHLRADLPVFLAKKGIRLIGVDVPSVDPLDSKELAAHHGLHQHDIHILEGLLLDHVEPGDYELIALPLPLVEADGSPVRAILRGS; encoded by the coding sequence ATGAAAATCATAGATATATCCCGTCCGTTCATGGCAGGTATGCCGACCTGGCCAGGGGACACTCCCTTTCACTATGTCGTAAACTGGCCCAAAGCGGAGAGTGGCTCAGTCAATGTCGGTAAAGTAACGATGAGTATTCACACAGGCACCCATGTGGATGCTCCGTTTCATTTCGATGACGATGGTCGAAAAATAGCTGAATTGCCCCTAGACTTGTACATCGGTGAGGCAAGAGTGGTAGAGCTTGCTGGACGCTCCAGCATTGGCCCAGAAGATTTTTCCCAGGTTGATCTGGAGGGGGTGGAACGGCTGCTGCTCAAAACATTATCATGGCGTGACCCTCATCAATTTCCTTCAACCATCTGTCATCTGCGAGCGGACTTGCCAGTGTTCCTCGCCAAAAAAGGTATTCGGCTGATTGGAGTAGATGTCCCATCAGTCGATCCGTTGGACAGCAAGGAACTGGCTGCTCATCATGGGCTTCACCAGCATGATATTCATATTTTAGAGGGGCTTTTGCTCGATCATGTCGAACCGGGTGATTACGAACTGATCGCACTGCCGCTGCCTTTGGTAGAAGCTGATGGAAGTCCGGTACGTGCAATCTTGCGTGGTTCGTAA